The genomic DNA CTAACTCGTTTTTAGCTAGAAAAAATTCCAGCGAAAATTTTGTGGAAAACAATGAACATTTGGAGGGAAAGGATAAGAGAGCAAAAGTTCTCCTGAATTTGAGATCCAGGATCTCTGAAATTTTTAAGGGCCAATAAAGTTAAGATGTGCCTTATTTAAATTTACAACAGATTTTAATGTCATCTAAACTCTGAAAGAGGCCAAAGAGGGGACTGTTTCTTTGTTAGGAAAATTGTAAGCGCCATCAGGAACAATGTCGTGGACTTCTGACAGGCCTTTGTAAGTCTGTGATGACtttgttaattaattttcttCGCAGACCCTGTCCAGCCTGTCACCCTAAGGCCCAGGAGGGCGAGTTAATGACTGGATCCAAATATAAACAATATTCTCTCCAGAACTCTCTCTGCAGAGGGAGAGTGATTCCTTTTATTCTCTAGAGTTAGCATATCTAGGAACTTAGCCCCACTAAAGAAAATATGTCAGAGGCTGCTATGGGTCAGTGTGCCATCATGGGGCAAGAAGACTCAATGAAAAGTGCTCTGTTATTACCTAGTCAAGCCACTTTAGGCAGGTGACTACACTGTGGGGCTTAAATCcttcaaatggaaaacaaaatggttaAACTAGATAACATCTCCAAGGTTTATTCTTAGTTTCATTATTCTATTTCCAGAGCAGGGGAAAGCAGACCTACAACTACCCACCCCATAAGAAATATCTCCAAATTTCCATTATTTGCCCAAAAGAATAATGTAGTTTCTAAAACCAGGTTATATAGTTTCTCCTTCAAAACAGCAATGAGCAACCCAGAAAACAACggttgttggtgaggatgtagagaaaagagaaaccctcttgcactgttggtgggaatgcaaactggcgcagccactctgaaagacaggacggagtttcctcaaaaagttaaaaataaaactactctatgatccagcaattgtgcactactaggtatttatctgaaggatccaaaaatactaattcaaagggacatgtgctccccaatatttatagcagtattatcaacaatagccaagctatggaaacagcccaagtgaatggataaagaagaggtgttacacacacacacacacacacacacactggaatattgctcagccatcaaaaagaatgaaatcttgccatttgcaatgacacggatggagctagggggtattatgctaagtgaaataagtcaatcaaagacagacaaatatcatatgatttaaattatatgtggaatttaagaaacaaaataaacaagcaaagggaaaggaaaaaaaaaaaaagacagagaggaaggcaaaccaagaagcagacacttaactacagagaacaagctgatggttcccagaggggaggcgggcagcgggatgggtgaaataggggtgggggtaaggagcacacttgctgtgatgagcgctgggtgttgtatggaggtGTTGCATCAgtaattgtacacctgaaactaatatacactGTATGggaactaattggaatttaaataaaaacttaaaaagaaaaaagcaaccaCAATGGGCAATGTAGTATCCTGGCCGTCATAATCGGCCTGCAGCAAGTTTTCAAATGATCCAATGAAACTTTCATAAACACAGTATTGTATTTCTGTTCCAGGAATATTTTAAACTAAtgcttgtattattattttttatacatagGAGATAAAGTCCTCACACTCATTATTCCTCAGTGTAGAGAATGCAGTTCCTGCTTGCACCCCAAGGGAAACTTCTGTGAGAAGCAAGAGTTAGTAATTTACCCCTTACTCTTTTGTTAAATTGCTGATACAGTATAAGCGCTGACCTGTAACTGAAGGTGCTCACTTGTGTCTTTACAACTCCATGTGTCTGTGCCGCCCCCGCACCTGTGTCTGTGTCACTGCGGAACAGTGTTCTGTCTTCTTCTGGATTAATGCTGGACGGGACCAGCAGATTTAcctgcaaaggaaaaaagattcaTCACTCTTTCCGCACAAGCACCTTCACTGAATATACCGTCGTACTTGAGATTGCAGTGGCGAAAATTGATGATGCCGCTCCTATGGATAAAGTCAGTGCCATAAGCTGTGAGGTGCCCACTGGTTATGGGGCTGCTGTGCACTCAGCCAAGGTGAGGACGGTACCTGTGTGTTAGTACGTGTCATAGTGATTTGCCCGAAGAACATCAAAATTATGTCAGTCAGTCTAAATGTTCAACTGTTATATACAGTTCGAAAAGTTTcaatggttgtttttgtttgtttgtttgtttgttttcttaattacatATGTGCCCAGGTTTGATTCCTAATACAAACATGCCTTGTGAATTTGTAGGTCACTCGTGGTTCTACCTGCGTGGTCTATGGACTTGGTGGAATCGGATCAGCCATTGTCATGGGCTGTAAAGCATCTGGTGCTGCTAGAATCATTGGGGTTGACATCAATGAAGAGAAGTTTCCCCGGGCCAGAGCGTTAGGGGTCACCGATTGTCTCAACCCTCGAAAACTCAAGAAGCCTGTCCAGCAGGTGGTCATGGAAATGACAGGAGTTGGTGCTGACTTTGCCTTTGAGGCCATTGGACTCCCTGATGTCATGGTACATGGGCTTGGGGCACAGTGATTAGATGCTTAATGTGGGGGAGGGACATGCTAAATATTCTCACGTAGATAGGTACAAACTCTCCTGAACATAGGTTTTGGACCTGTGGACCCCAAATGTAAAAACAGAATGTAAATTCActccaaaacatttattttaaaaataaaagcaagatatacttaaaaatatgtcattgtaGCACACAAAGTTTAAACattcaaaaggcaaaaaaattaatcaattaat from Ailuropoda melanoleuca isolate Jingjing chromosome 11, ASM200744v2, whole genome shotgun sequence includes the following:
- the LOC100481147 gene encoding alcohol dehydrogenase 1, translating into MDTSGKTITCRAAVAWAANSTLSIEEVQVEPPKAGEVRIKLTSTGICGSDDHAIKGLLSAVFPYIPGHEGAGIVESIGKGVSSVKPGDKVLTLIIPQCRECSSCLHPKGNFCEKQDVLSSSGLMLDGTSRFTCKGKKIHHSFRTSTFTEYTVVLEIAVAKIDDAAPMDKVSAISCEVPTGYGAAVHSAKVTRGSTCVVYGLGGIGSAIVMGCKASGAARIIGVDINEEKFPRARALGVTDCLNPRKLKKPVQQVVMEMTGVGADFAFEAIGLPDVMLAAWDSCHLSHGVCLIVGVAPLNSKLSLDASVIFSGRTLKGVCLGDYKTRDCIPRLVTDYLQNKINIDPLVTHQLPFDQLHKAFELYRAGKTIHCLLLF